The Penaeus vannamei isolate JL-2024 chromosome 2, ASM4276789v1, whole genome shotgun sequence region ttTGAGTAAGTTCACTTTTGTATACTTTTTTATATCAATTTGTACATCTCTCTGTAtattatctatcagtatatctgtctgtgtgtctagctgtctatttatctactcatctatctgtgcaactatgtatctatctatattaatctatctatctatctatttatctatctctctatctatctgtctgtctgtctctgtctgtctgtctgtctgtctgtctgtctgtctgtctgtctatctctatctgtctatctatctatctatctatctatctatctatctatctatctatctatctatatatatatatatatatatatatataatataatatattataatatatgtatatataatatatatatataatatatatatatatatatatatatatatatatatatatatatatatatatatatatatgtacacacacatatatatacatatatatataactatatacatatatatgtcaatctaATCTATCTGACAATATAACCTATAAATCcatcatgtctatctatccattaaatctatctaatctaaataatgtatctatatatctatctgtctctatgcctcatagtgtatatgaatgtgtatgagtatgtgcatgcatatgcatatttataattatatacatacatatatatatatatatatatatatatatatatatatatatatatatatatatatatatatatatatatatatatgtgtgtgtgtgtgtgtgtgtatgtatgtatgtatgtatgtatgtatgtatgtatgtatgtataagtgtatattttatgaatatatatatagttgaattTTTTATGCAAAGGAGTAGAATAAAGTATTTgtagaatataataaataatgataaaagcaaattTTAAGTTTTATGAGAATGGTTTTCTCTTTTCCAGTACTTTTCTCCCAAATATAACCAGCGGCAAGTGTATACCTGAAGCTGATTTCCTACGAGCCAATGACCTTGCAAGTAAGTTGTCTTTATAGCAAAAACCCATTTGTTTTAGATAGTCTaccttgtgttgttgttttttacattAAACTAAAATATATTAGTAACAGTTTGCTATGTTTTAATTGCTTGTtcattagtttttgttattagtattataatatcaTTTGTTGAAggaaaattaattttttttttccacagaGTACATTGCCCTACATGGTGAATACTGCCAGTCGAGTTCTCATTGTCTTGAAGGCTTGGAGTGTAGAAATTATGAGTGTTCGTGTCCCAGGTAAGAATGGGCTTATATACAGGTTATAAACTAATTTCCTGCGGAAGTTATTGTTTTGGTGGATCAGTGGTAGATCTCTTTCTTGATACATTTACTCAGAAAGTAAATGTtcatatagataagataaataagatgAGTGGTTGTAagacatttacataaacacatctctctatctgtcctgcTTATCAATTAAGCTATCTAgccatgcatatacatacctatgtgtgtatgtgttaagaaGTTACACAGATGTATTAACAAGGAAGTCAAGTATGTTTCAAtacattactttttatttttcctttaattaTAGCCATGTCATTTCCTCTTGATAGCCATTGCTCTTTATCTTAATGGGttattgtatatgtgtttttttccttttaccttcaGCCCTTGTACATACAAGAAGGACCTTCAGGCATGTGATTGTGGTGAATTTGTAGTATCTTCAACGGGACCAATAGTTGTTGGCATCCTCGGTGGTTTGTTAATCATTATATTTTGGACCTGGAGAATAAGGACTACTTGGAGGAGGtgagcatatataaatagataaatgaataaataaatatgtatatatatatatatatatatatatatatatatatatatgtatgtatatacatatctatatctatacatatagacatatagacatatagacatatacatatagacaaatatatatatatatatatatatatatataaatgtatatatatatatatatatatatatatatatatatatgtatatatatgtatatatatgtatgtatatatatatatatatatatatatatatatatatatatatatatatatatatatatatatatatatatgtatatatatatatatatatgtatgtatgtatgtatacatatacatatacatatacatatttatatacatatacatacacatacacatacacatatacatatatacatatatacattatatataaatatatatatatatatatatatatatatatatatatatatatatttatatatatatatatatatatatatatatatatatatatatatatatatattatatatatacaaacatatatacacatatatttatattatatatatatttttattgttattattatcaatcatattgctattattattgttattattattaatattattattgttattaatattattattattattattattattattattattattattattattattattattattattattattattattattattattattattattattattattattattattatcatcatcatcattattatttttattgttactattataattatcattattattattattattattattattattgttattgttgttattgttctaatcattattattacattatacatatatatatatatatatatatatatatatatatatatatatatatatacaaatatatatatatatatatatatatatatacaaatatatatatatatatatatatatatatatatatatatatatatatatatatatacacacacacacacatgcacacacacacgcggacacacacacactcacgcacatacacacacacacacacacacacacacacacacacacacacacacacacacacacacacgcacgcacgcacgcacgcacgcacgcacgcacacaaacacacacacactaacacacacacacatatattcatacatacatacatgtgtatatgtatatatatattatacacacacacacacacacacacacacacacacacacacacacacacacacacacacacacacacacacacacacacacacacacacacacacacacacacacacaaacacacacacatatatattcatacatacatacatgtgtatatgtatatatatattacatacacacacacacacacacacacacacacacacacacacacacacacacacacacacacacacacacacacacacacacacacacacacacacaagtatacatatatatatatatatatatatatatatatatatatatatatacacatacatatatatatatacatatatatatacatacatacatacatacatacatacatacatatgtgtatatgaatatatatattatatatatatatacatacacacacatgcatatttatatatctatatatctatatatatatatatatatatatatatatatgtatgtatatatatatatatatatatatatatatatatatatatatatatatatatatatacctatatatatatatatatatatatatatatatatatatatatatataaatatatatatatatgtatatacctatatacatgtatatatatatatatatatatatatatatatatatatatatatatatatatatatatatttatatacatgtatatacatatatgtatatatatatatatatatatatatatatatatatatatatatatatatatatatatatatatatatacatacatacatgaatttatatatatatatatatgtatatatatatgtatatatatatatatatatatatatatatatatatatatatatatatatatatatatatatgcatgtgtgtatgtaaatatatatatatataatatatatacatatacacatatgtatgtatgtatgtatatatgtatgtatatatatatatatatatatatatatatatatatatatatatatatatatatatatatatatatatatatgtatatattatatatatgtatataatatatatattatatatattatatatatattatatatatattatatatatatatatatatatatatatatatatatattatatgtatacattatatatatatatactataagcatacaatatatatatatatatatatatatattatatattatatatgtatatatatacatatatatatatatatatatatatatatatatatatatatatatatatatatatatatagagagagagagagagagagagagagagagagagagagagagagagagagagagagagagaaagagaaagagaaagagaaagagaaagagaaagagaaagagagagagagagagagagagagagagagagagagagagagagagagagagagagagagagagaaatgcacacagcaaaaaaatatttttgtccaAAGCATGCCATACTTTTAACTAGTAATGGGGTTGGGTCACTGACAAGTTAAGTTCCTGATTAGCTGGCATTACAGAAGGAATTACTCCATCATATTGTTAGATTAGACAATACtacacatttttattatttttttattttattttatttttcacctCCTAAGAGGGTTGATTATAATTTCTACTAGATTTTGTATATATCAAAAGCACTAAGggtttctaaattatttttccaTAGACACGCAAAAAAGCAGGCGTTCCAGAATGATGCACATGCACCTCCATCTGTTCAACGAGGTGCACCTTCATATCCTCTTGCTCCAGTTACATCGGTTGTACCAGCTGGCTCACTTTTGTCACAGAAAGAAGAGGGCCTTGGAATTACTCCAGATCAAATAGACATTGGAAAAATACCTGAGTCTTACCCACTATTACCACCTGCACAACCTATAGGTTTTCAGATTCCTGCCAGCTCTCAGGATTTTCTGTCTAATACATATGATGATGTCTTCTTACCTGATGTTTCAGCACCTCCTGCTGAGGCACTTAGAGGTCCTTCAGCTCCCATTCTCCCGCCTCCTCCATATACAGCCACGTCATATAATCAACCATATGCACCTTCATTCTcgcctccttatcctcatcctgaCATGGCTTCACATCCTCCTTCATCCTTGCCTCCTTCATATCCTCCCCAGTACAtgcctcctcctaatcctcctacgTCCATGCCTCCTTCATACccttcagcatcatcatcaactcCATATCCTCTCAATCCTTAAATGGCACCACAGCTGGACGCTCTGTTCTGTAACAGAGGTTACTTTTTTCgtgaataaaagagaatgagaaatgataTTTGATACTTAGTGAAAATTTGTTCTTAATTGAAATATATCTTGCTATAGTATGGAAACATGTGAGCAGATCACATAGCCCTCTATACAGGAAGagccatatacaatatatatatatttttttcttcttctcatcttttctttcatgtttgacagattttttttcttttactagctTCTGACCCATGTATTTTCCAATAAACTGCTTTAAATGATTGTGTCAAAATAAAGTTTTCCAGTGAATTACATAAATAGAGAACAGAATATTCCATTGCATTACTTAGATATAGAACAGAACATAGAATATAGTTTAAGATTTTGATATAACAAGTTAAGTACCTGAGGAATTACTATACAAGCTAAACAGAGGTAGGTGCAAGTTCTATGCATTAGATAATTTAAAATGTGAGAATTTCAGTGATAGTGACACATgagttgttttctcttttttagagCACTTAAAGGTAATAAGATGGTTGTTTATTATATTAGCGCTGGATACAAAAGCAGTATCTTTTGTCATTTCAACCCTTAAGTCTtgacttgttttgtttttattgtgtcaAATTGTGAGCTTGGTCTGCATGACATAACAAGCATACTTGGCTGTAGTCAAGCCACCTCTGCCCTGTCTTGAAGTATGGTATtagatactaataaagataatggctgCCTAACGATATTGCTGTGCTGTGGCTTTAAAGATGAAAGGGCAAAAACAGGTGAAATGAAGGTAGAACTGGTACTTGATAAAGGTAATAACTTATCTCCAGACTATAAATATGGTAAAATTACAGAAAAAGATAATCAACAGGTGAATATTGTGTAAAGGTTTGGAAGAGATGTGAAATTAGTAGGCTAACATAAATTCATAATGGTTATCAAACACTTTGATATATATGTGACAAACATATGCAAGACAAGTCAGTCTTGAGGGTAATTGCCTATGTGTGGCTTGATTAGTTTCACAACAAAAATGTGGCTAAATATTTGTAACAACAGTCTAATCTTTGCagcaggatgatcagttgccactactgttgagggaactggggtAGCTTTGAGTGGAGGTGGCTGTTCTCTTGGAGGTAAGAAGACCTGGTAGGGGCATGGTCAGTGTAGGTGGCTGTTAATGGTTGGGCCAAAGCAAGGGTCACCATCTTCAGAGAGTAGCCATAACCATTTCCAGCACagtccagccctcggtggtagaggttactctggtcaatgagtgtataatggtattgagactgaagcttacATCTGGCTTCATGTCtcatattgctgtgtacactcctactgtTGTTTGTAAACtcaacatgaaagagatgttttacACTAAACTTACTTAATGTCAGGCAGTTGTCCTtggcg contains the following coding sequences:
- the LOC113814471 gene encoding uncharacterized protein, which codes for MIIFKCLTTVILFGMCVAPSEAKIGQTCTTRYDCQSGPGLLTSEVCIDGFCTCSSTARLRLDEYSFAPECDSLLHETSMNCSDSHSSALEECPPNSKCRGGEGCRCNDGFEFVGTDCIKVVYQKVLERCHVQNGAVYACDLNQHSFCGERKCVCFDTFLPNITSGKCIPEADFLRANDLAKYIALHGEYCQSSSHCLEGLECRNYECSCPSPCTYKKDLQACDCGEFVVSSTGPIVVGILGGLLIIIFWTWRIRTTWRRHAKKQAFQNDAHAPPSVQRGAPSYPLAPVTSVVPAGSLLSQKEEGLGITPDQIDIGKIPESYPLLPPAQPIGFQIPASSQDFLSNTYDDVFLPDVSAPPAEALRGPSAPILPPPPYTATSYNQPYAPSFSPPYPHPDMASHPPSSLPPSYPPQYMPPPNPPTSMPPSYPSASSSTPYPLNP